In one window of Vibrio sp. DW001 DNA:
- the metA gene encoding homoserine O-succinyltransferase: MPIRIPDKLPASDVLKKENIFVMPMSRASTQEIRPLKVLILNLMPKKIETETQFLRLLSNSPLQIDVELLRIDDRPSKNTPTEHLDDFYRQFNTVKEKNYDGLIITGAPLGLVQFEDVIYWDHLETIMQWGRKHVTSTLFVCWAAQAGLKLLYELPKKTRKEKLSGVYFHKIQQKYHPLLRGFDDSFLAPHSRYADFSAQYLEENTDLDILAVSDLAGVYLAATKDKRNVFVTGHPEYESHTLHNEYVRDLGEGMEPTVPLNYYPKDNPDNDPIASWRSHGHLLFSNWLNYCVYQQTPYDLEHFSEENFTKDDE, encoded by the coding sequence TTGCCGATACGGATCCCAGATAAACTGCCAGCTTCAGATGTATTAAAGAAAGAAAATATCTTCGTAATGCCGATGTCTCGCGCCTCAACACAAGAGATCAGACCGTTAAAAGTACTTATTCTCAATTTAATGCCAAAAAAAATAGAAACAGAAACACAATTTTTAAGGCTTCTTTCGAATAGCCCATTACAGATCGATGTTGAACTACTGCGTATTGATGACCGACCGAGTAAAAATACACCTACAGAGCATCTGGATGATTTTTATCGCCAGTTCAATACTGTGAAAGAAAAAAATTATGATGGTTTGATCATAACGGGTGCTCCATTAGGTTTAGTCCAGTTTGAAGATGTTATTTATTGGGACCATCTAGAAACGATTATGCAGTGGGGACGTAAACACGTAACATCGACTCTTTTTGTTTGTTGGGCTGCCCAAGCTGGTTTGAAGTTACTTTATGAATTGCCTAAGAAAACGCGTAAGGAAAAACTTTCTGGTGTGTACTTTCATAAGATACAACAAAAGTATCATCCACTTTTAAGAGGCTTCGATGATAGCTTCTTGGCACCACATTCACGCTATGCAGATTTTTCCGCCCAGTACTTAGAAGAAAACACCGATCTAGATATACTTGCTGTTTCGGACCTAGCAGGGGTTTACTTGGCGGCGACAAAAGATAAACGTAATGTCTTCGTAACGGGCCACCCAGAGTATGAGTCCCACACATTACATAATGAATATGTACGTGATTTAGGTGAAGGTATGGAACCAACGGTCCCTCTTAATTACTACCCTAAAGATAATCCGGATAATGACCCCATAGCGAGTTGGCGTAGTCACGGTCATCTATTGTTCTCTAACTGGTTAAACTACTGCGTTTATCAACAAACACCATATGATTTGGAACATTTCTCGGAGGAAAATTTCACGAAGGATGACGAGTAA
- a CDS encoding sodium:proton antiporter encodes MYVYNTLCFLAAAAMAIAFVNSKVGKLQTTIAITAGALVLSLIMIVAGQNGWFSLNEVAANTIDSINFEDFLLKGVLGFLLFAGGLGINLTNMKDQKWEITLLALGATLVSTFLIGAILFAIVNWVLGISFALVYCLLFGALISPTDPIAVLAIVKKLDAPKRISTQIEGESLFNDGFGLVIFVTLFTIAFGTETPTVGSVTLLFLHEAVGGIVYGAALGLLFHYLISSTDDHSMELLLTLGIPTAGYVFSQVIEVSGPLAMVVSGIMIGNWTRYTGFSKESEQHLDHFWELIDEFLNGLLFLLIGLSMLTFEFHSEDWIIMLISIPLVLAARYISVFLSYQVFNRFRLYNPWSVRILTWGGLRGGLALAMAMAIPAGIMVIPEKNIDVREILLVMTYSVVVFSILIQGSTITPLINRAKAWERKESVETESLPSEEKH; translated from the coding sequence ATGTACGTATACAACACCCTCTGTTTTTTAGCCGCCGCCGCAATGGCGATAGCCTTCGTCAATTCCAAAGTTGGTAAGCTTCAAACCACCATAGCTATTACTGCAGGTGCTCTCGTTCTTTCTCTGATTATGATTGTAGCAGGCCAAAATGGTTGGTTTTCACTTAATGAAGTCGCGGCAAATACAATAGACTCGATTAATTTTGAAGATTTTCTCTTAAAAGGCGTGTTGGGGTTCCTGCTTTTTGCTGGCGGGTTAGGTATAAACCTAACCAATATGAAAGATCAAAAATGGGAGATAACCCTACTTGCCTTGGGCGCGACTCTCGTCTCAACCTTCTTAATCGGTGCCATATTATTTGCGATAGTAAACTGGGTCTTAGGCATATCATTTGCTTTGGTCTACTGTCTTTTATTTGGCGCCTTAATTTCTCCTACTGACCCCATAGCCGTACTTGCTATCGTGAAGAAGCTCGATGCGCCTAAACGTATATCAACACAAATCGAAGGCGAGTCCCTATTTAATGATGGCTTCGGTTTAGTCATCTTTGTTACTCTTTTTACTATCGCTTTTGGCACTGAAACACCTACTGTCGGTTCCGTAACATTGTTATTCTTACATGAAGCTGTTGGGGGAATCGTCTATGGCGCGGCATTAGGACTGCTATTTCATTATCTTATAAGCTCAACAGATGATCATTCGATGGAGCTACTTTTGACCTTAGGCATACCTACAGCCGGTTATGTATTCTCTCAAGTAATCGAGGTATCGGGACCTTTAGCAATGGTAGTTTCAGGTATTATGATTGGTAACTGGACTCGTTACACAGGGTTTTCGAAAGAGAGTGAGCAACACCTAGATCACTTTTGGGAACTGATCGACGAGTTCCTCAATGGATTGCTTTTCCTACTTATCGGCTTGTCTATGCTTACCTTTGAGTTTCATTCCGAAGATTGGATTATCATGCTCATCTCAATACCATTGGTATTAGCAGCTCGCTATATCAGTGTCTTTCTTTCGTACCAAGTATTTAATCGATTCAGATTGTACAACCCATGGTCAGTAAGGATTCTTACATGGGGTGGATTGCGAGGCGGACTTGCGCTTGCCATGGCCATGGCGATCCCTGCCGGGATAATGGTTATTCCTGAAAAAAACATTGATGTGCGAGAAATACTGCTCGTAATGACCTACTCGGTAGTTGTATTTTCGATCTTAATCCAAGGGTCGACTATAACGCCACTCATTAATCGCGCAAAAGCTTGGGAAAGAAAAGAATCAGTTGAAACTGAATCGTTGCCTTCAGAGGAAAAGCACTAA